The DNA region TGCAGACTTAGCAATTGGAAATATAATAGGATCAAATGTAGCCAATTTTACTATGGTTTTAGGAGTTAGTTCGATTGTAAATGACTTAAAAGTTGATTTAAATGCAAACTTTTTTGATATAGCAGCTGCATTTATAGTATCTTTAATGTTAGTATTTATAACTGCAAATAAGCTTTATAATAAATCTGCTGGAATTGCTTTATTAGTAGTATTAGCATTAGTAATACAAAATAGTTTAGCATAAAACTAAACTATTTTGAACAGTTTGGACAAAGTCCAGTAAAAACAACACTTGATTGTTTAATAGTATAATTTTTCAGAGTTGTTGCTTCTTCTATTAAAGAAGAAACATTTAAATCTAGATCTTCTATTTTTCCACAAGATGAACAAACTAAATGTGAATGTTCGTCTTTTACTAATTCATAAACTGATTTTGAATTTGGTATTTTAACTTCATTTAAAAATACTTTTTCTATCATCGCATTAACGTTTTTATAAATCGTAGCTAGAGAAATAGATGGGAATTTAGCTAAAAGTTTTTTATATAAATCATCAATATTCATATGACCATTTGCATATAACTCTTCAACTATTGCAACTCTTTGTGGTGTCACTTTTAAATTATACTCTTTTAATAAAGTTGTATAGTTCATCATATTTATCTACCTTTCCTTCATGAAATAATACTATATATATTTTTAATTTCCCATTTTTTTTATTATTAGTAAGTTTAATCAATTAAAATAAAAAGTTTACTAAGGATAAATAACTATCAAAGGAAAATAATTTTCCTTTAAGTTTCAAATAATTAAATTTATTAGAAGAGAAAAAATATCTTTATATTATAAAGATTAAATTTTAAGTTTATATGAAATATAATCAATAAAAGATGATTTTCATCAAATATAAAATATAGGAATTATTATGAAACAATATGAATCATATAAATGTAGTAAATGTGGAAACACAGTAGAAGTTCAATCTGTTGGTGGAGGAGAACTTCAATGCTGTGGTGAAAAAATGGAAATGATTACTGAAAATTTAACAGCTGTTAATTTAATGAAAGCATTTGCTGGTGAATCTATGGCAAGAAACAAATATGAATATTATGCAAAAGTTGCTCAAAAAGAAGGATATAGAGATATAGCTGAACATTTCCAAAGAGCAGCAAACAATGAAAAAAAACATGCAAATTTAGAGTTAAGAGCATACAATGAAATGATAAAAGGCAAAGAGTTAGGAGATACAGTTGAAAACTTAATTGATGCAATTGCTGGTGAAAGTTATGAAAATGAAACAATGTATCCTGATTTTTCAAAAATTGCTAAAGAAGAAGGACATAATAGAATTTCTAAAATGTTAGAACTAATAGGTAAAATTGAAATTGAACATGAAAACATGTATAAATCACTTTTAGAAAGATTACAAAATGGTAAAGAATTTGAAAGTGAAGATGATGATGAAGAGTGGATTTGTGAAGTATGTGGACATGTACATAGAGGTAAAAAACCACCAAAAGCCTGTCCTGTATGTAAACACCCACAAGAATATTTCTCAAGACAAAATACAAAAAAATAATAAAGTAAAGAGAACTCTTTACTTTATTATATTATAGAAATATCAATGAAAAAAATAATAATACTTTTATTTATAATCTGCTCTTTTTTATTTTCAAAAGAGTTCAAAATAGCATCATATAATGTAGAAAATTTTTTTGATTTAAATTATGACGTGACTGAATATAAAGAGTTTATTCCAAATCGTTCACACTGGAATAAAAAAGCTTACAAAACAAAGCTTAATAATGTTCTCAAAGTATTAAATGACTTAAATGCAGATATTATTGCTCTTCAAGAAATAGAATCAAAAAAAGTGATTAATGACTTAATAAAAAAGCTTCCAGAATATAAATACTATAAATTTATCAAATATGATAATAGTAGTGTGGGAGTTGCAATATTAAGTAAAATAAAAATAATAAATAACAAACAAATAGATGTAAAATTTCAAGATAAAATATTTAGACCAATTCTTGAAACAACATTTATACTTGATGATATTAAATTTAAAATATTTAATAATCATTGGCCATCAAAAAGATCAAAAGAGAAGTATAGAGTAAAATATGCATATGAATTATTAAATAGAATAAAACAATTACCTTCTACTATGGACTACATAATATTAGGTGATTTAAATTCAAATTACAATGAAAATGAAACACTTTACTCTAATAAAAAATTAAATGATACTTTATATATAACTGGAATAAATAATGTTTTAAACACTACTATTGATAATAATTTTGTATCAAAAGGAACTATTAAAAATAAACAATATTCTCACTATAACCTATGGCTTGAATTACCATACAAAAATAGATATTCATATATATTTAAATCAAATAATTCAACACCTGATAATATGATACTACCAGCTAGTTTATTTGATGATGAGAATATATTTTATAAATATAATAGTTTTAATGTATTTAAACCAGATTATTTGATAAAAAATAGGAAAATAAATAGATGGAATATGCGAAAACAAGATGGATTTTCAGACCATTTACCAATTTATGCAACATTTAGTACAAAAAAGTTAATAAATCAAGAAATAAAAAGATTATCAACTATACAAGATATATATGATATTACGCAAATAAATGAACCCTTTTCTTTAAAAGATGCAGTTGTTATTTACAAATCTAATAATAGTGCTATTGTAAAACAAAAAAACAGTAGAGCAATATTTATTTATAATGCACAAGATTTAAAACTTAATAATTCTTATGATTTAAAAATATTCTCTATAAAAGATTTTTATGGACTAAAAGAAATTGATAAATTTAAAATAATAAAGAAAAATAAAAAACCAAAAAATATGGATAATTTTTATATAGATAAATTTAATGATTTTTCAGATTTAAACTTACAAAATGAAGTAATTAAGAATTTAGTTTTTACATATAAAGATAAATTCTTATATTATGAAAATAGTAAAATTAGAGTATATTTTAAAGATAAAAATTTAATCCCTAAGGTAGAGACTAAACTTTTAATAAAAAAGGCTCAAATAGGTTACTTTAAAAAATCACCACAAATTGTCATATATAACAAAAATGATTTTAAATATTTAAAATAAATACAAATAAAATCGCATTACTTAATAACCAATTAAATTATTTTTGTATAAAATATCAAAAATTATAATTAGGTTATAAAAATGGGCAATACATATAATGTAATAGAAGCAGGGGTTATACAATGCGCTTGTGGAGGAAAAGTAACACTTAAATCAACAGCAAAAGTAGAACGAATAGCAGGAGCAAAGCCTTTATACCTAAAAGATATAATAGGAGCCCCAGTAGCTTGCCCAAGAAGTAAAAATAAATGTACAAAAGTAGCTTCAATATCAACAGCAGGAACAGAAACAAATGTAAAATCAACTGCTAATCATTTTTTATTAAGAACAGATGGATTTAAAACAGATAAAGGAAGAGCAGTTGTATTAAAAGCACCAGGACAAACAACTTCAAAAATAATTGCCCCACCAAGTATAGAAAATGAAGATGTAATTGCAAATAAAAAAATGATTGAAGAAGAATATGTAAAACAAGAAGATAAAACTATAGAAAATTATGAACTTTATTTAATAAGAAAATCACAAAAAATATATAAACCAATAAGACCTTCAAGAGGATTTAGAAAAGCAGATGAAACCTATGTAACTAATAAAGAAGAATCAGAATTTGATAATATATATTCTCATACCTTAGCTTTTGTATATATAGTAAAAGGAAGTGAATATTTGGAATATAAAATTTATAATAATGGCGGAATAAATGCAGAAGAATTAAAAGATATAAGGTATCAAGATACAAAAACTGAAATAATAAGAAAATTTATTCCACTTAAAGAAAAAAGTTCATATCAAATTTATTATAGTAATTTCAAATTAAATAACCTAAGCGATATACAAAAACTTTCTGAACTAAAAATAGATACCAATTCACTAGATAGTAAAAGTGGAATTTATATAAAAGATATAGATAGTATCAATAAAAATAAAATTGAACAAAAACTTATAGATGCACAGAAAAGTAAAAATGAAGAAAAAAATTTAAATATAATAGTTGGATTTATAGAAGATCCTATAGGAGAAATAGAAGATTTATATGAAGAGTATTATACAAATTATAAATTGGCATATAGTTATAATCAAAAAATTTTCGATGATATAAAAAAGAGAAATTCTTATGCTTATACTATTGCAAATCTTGTAGACTATTTTTATGTTTCTGACTTTGAAGAGGAAAAATATAGAAAAAATTTATTTACATTAAGAGATTGTTATAAAGAATTTATTGAGATGATATTTCATAATAAAGAACTATATAACTATGTTTTAAAATTTAAAGATATTGAAAATATTGTTCACAAAGATGTAAATAAAAAAGCATTTTCGTACATAAAGATGTTAACAAACTATTCAAAAGGATTTTTTGATCATAGCTTTATCTATTTTGAAGATGAAAATAAATCAAAAATAAAAAAACATTATTTTAAAAAAAACATTTATTTTAATAATGAATTTATTATGTTAGATAATATCAAATTTTTTTACTCTACAAATGTTAAAAAAGAATCATTGATGAGATTTACAGGAAATGATGATTATACACTTGTTAAAGAAGATGCTACACAAGTATTAGCACATATTGTTTTTTGTTTGTTCTTTTTAGATGATTTTAAAAATGATATTAAACCTTTAATAGATTATCAAAAATTTATAAAAATAAGAAATGATTTTTTAATCGCATATAGAAAAATTATTCCTTTACCAAATATAGGATATGGAAAAATTTCAAATGTAAAATCAGTTGTAGAAAATCAAGAATTCTATAATAAAACAGTATTTAAAAATAGTCAAACAACGAGAGATAAGAAAAACTTTATTAAAAAGATTTTTTCAAATAATGAAAAGAATAATCACTTCCTAGAAGATTATAAACAATTAGATAATCATCACATTATGAAATCCTTTGATTACTCATATAAAATAAGCTATAAAAGCGATTTACTTTATATTCCAAAAGATATAAAGTATTATCAAGAAAAAGCAGTTACATCACCTAAAACTATTTTAAAAACTATTAAAACAAAGTTTTTAGAAGGAAAATTAGAAAAGTTACTTTTACAATATAAAAGTTGTAATATAGACAGTTTTGAATATGTAGTGGGAGGTATGAATATTATCTATTCTCTTTGTTTTCCTAAGATTCCTTTAGATGAAGAAGTATCAGTAAATGGAATATTTGCTAGTGAAGATATTAAATACCTTTTAAATTTTACAGATGATATAGTAGACAAAAAAATCAAATTAGAAGATACTAAAAAAGAGCTTATTTTAGGAAAATATCAAATATCAGAACATTTTGATGAGTATCTTATAAAACAACTTTTAAATGAACTACTTTTTTTAAAATCAAGTAACATTGCAAAAGAAAAAGCTCAAAAGTTTTTTGATAAATATCATGAGTTAGCAAAAAATGAAAAAAAGAAAAAAGATGAAAAAACAGTAAAAAAAGATAAAAATAATGAAGATGAAAATGAAAAAATAGAACCATTAGATTTAGATAAAGATATTAAAAAATCAGAAAAAGAGATACATTTTGTTTTAAAATTTATGTGTGGAATAACAGATCAAATTGATAAAAGTTTGGATAAGTATATTGAAAATATTAATCAACAAAGTGAATATGGAGATAAGCACATATCAAAAACAAGAGCTTTACAATTAGGTTTAGCATTTAAAGCCTACGCTTCTATTCTAGCAATAGCTTCAATAAAAGAGTATATTTACGATAATAAAAATAAAGATATAAAATCAACAATAGGTTTTGTAAATGATTTTGCAGGATTAAATAGTGCTTTAATAGGAATATTGCAAAATGAAAAGTTTGAAAATATAGCACAAGCTTTTTTAAATAAAATGAATAAAAAATCAAGTGCTAAAGAGTTAATAAAAATAAACCTTGCAAATAATGACTTTTTAACAGCAACTGGTAAATTTTTTGCAAAAGTATCAGCATATTCAGTAATAATTATTGCTATACTAGATGCAATAAAATATGAGAAAAATGAAGATTATGATGCCCTAGCTGCAACTGTTGGGATGATTACTTTAAATGTAGTAGCTTTATTGGTAACAAGTGGAACACCTTTACTTACGTTTGTATCAATAAGTTCAATTGCATATGCAATTGTAATGTTAAAGTTTGTTGATAGTGCATTTGAAAGCTATCTGAAAAAATCACTTTTTTATAATGATAGAATTTATTTAAAAAATAATAGAAGAAATCAAAAAATATATACTGAAGGCTTTCCAGCAAAATATCTATTAGAAACAACAAATAGAAAAGAAGAACTAAAAACTATAAATAGTGAAGGATTTAGAAGTGCTAAAAATATAACAAATTTTATAGGAGAAAATTATAAAACAAATGAGTCGTATTTTGATATAGCACTAAAAAATGAATTAAGCTTTTTACAATCTGCTATGTATGGATTCAAATTAGATAAAGAAGAAATAAAAAGTCATCAAAAAGTAAAAACAGTAAATGGATATGATATTGATTTCTATGCTTATGAAGGATTAAATATACCAAAAATTATCGCAGAAGATAAAGAGTTTAAACTTTTCTTTTATCCTTATAAAGATGAATATTTAGAGTTCAAATTAAAAGATTTAATAAAAGAAAGTATTGATTATCTTTTTAATTTCTTCCCAGAAGAGAATTCTTATTTTATTTTAAATAATTTTACAAATAAAATAAAAAAAGAGAATCATAGCTCATATATAATAGTTACAAGCTCTTTAATAGATTTAAAATATAAAGTAGTATTTAAAGATTTAAATAAAATAGCAACTTCATCAGATTTTCTACCAAAAATGGATTGTAAAATAGAAATAGAATCCTTAAAACAGATAAGTTTTATACCTGAAGATATAAAATACTTAGAATAATATAAAAAGAAAGAGGAATTAGATGAAAGTTAAGACAATAATTAAGATATTAATAATAGCAATATTCAGTTTAAGCTTCATTGCTTGTGAAGATAATAAAAAAGAAGTAAAAGAAATTAAATTTACTCCTTCTTTACCTATGCCTGAATGGGATGAAACAAATAGTAAAAAAATATGGAATGTATATAAAAATTGGCACGATGCAAAAAAAGACCCAGTCCCAGCTATGAAGATAGGATATGAATATTCAGAAAAGTTACATGACTATGAAAAAGCCTTAGAGTGGTATAAATATGCTGATTCGATGATACCTTTAGGAGAGAATTCATATTTTGCATGTTATGCATTGCAAAAGTTAAAAAGATATGATGAAGCAATAAGTTGGTGTAAAAAAGCTATTGATTTAAAATGGGATAAAGCATTGTTTAGAATGGGAAAAGTTTTAGAACTTAAAAAAGAATTTAATAAGGCAATAAAATATTATGAACAATCATTTAAAAAAGATAAAGATAAAGTAGCAGCAAATAATTTGGGACTTATTTTTTCTTTAGAACTGAAAGAATATGATAAAGCAGAATTATGGTTTAAAAAATCAATTCAAGAAGGCTATCAATTAGCTTATAAAAATTTTTCAATTTTTTATCATAAAAGGCTTAAGAATGATATAAAAGCAAGTGCATATGCAATAGCAGTAATAGATACAAAATATACAAAAACTTCAGTTCTTAAATTATTACAAAAAACATGGAAAATCCCAAAAGAAACAATAAAAAAAGGTTATGAGTTACAATTAAATTCAGATGAATTTCCAATAAAATATAAAGGTAAATTAAAATTAAAGTAAATAAGTTTGAAAATATAGCACAAGCTTTTTTAAATAAAATGAATAAAAAATCAAGTGCTAAAGAGTTAATAAAAATAAACCTTGCAAATAATGACTTTTTAACAGCAACTGGTAAATTTTTTGCAAAAGTATCAGCATATTCAGTAATAATTATTGCTATACTAGATGCAATAAAATATGAGAAAAATGAAGATTATGATGCCCTAGCTGCAACTGTTGGGATGATTACTTTAAATGTAGTAGCTTTATTGGTAACAAGTGGAACACCTTTACTTACGTTTGTATCAATAAGTTCAATTGCATATGCAATTGTAATGTTAAAGTTTGTTGATAGTGCATTTGAAAGCTATCTGAAAAAATCACTTTTTTATAATGATAGAATTTATTTAAAAAATAATAGAAGAAATCAAAAAATATATACTGAAGGCTTTCCAGCAAAATATCTATTAGAAACAACAAATAGAAAAGAAGAACTAAAAACTATAAATAGTGAAGGATTTAGAAGTGCTAAAAATATAACAAATTTTATAGGAGAAAATTATAAAACAAATGAGTCGTATTTTGATATAGCACTAAAAAATGAATTAAGCTTTTTACAATCTGCTATGTATGGATTCAAATTAGATAAAGAAGAAATAAAAAGTCATCAAAAAGTAAAAACAGTAAATGGATATGATATTGATTTCTATGCTTATGAAGGATTAAAGATACCAAAAATCATTGCAGAAGATAAAAAGTTTAAACTCTTTTTTTCTCCTTATAAAGATGAATATTTAGAAATTGGAGAAGTTTTAATAGATAGAGGAAATTTTTATCTTTTTAATTTCTTTCCAAAAGAAAATTCTTATTTTATTTTAAATAATTTTACAAATAAAATAAAAAAAGAAAATCATAGCTCATATATAATAGTTACAAGCTCTTTAATAGATTTAAAATATAAAGTAATATTTAAAGATTTAAATAAAATAGAAACTTCATCAGATTTTCTACCAAAAATGGATTGTAAAATAGAAATAGAATCATTAGAACAAATAAGTTTTATACCTGAAGATATAAAATACTTAGAATAATATAAAAAGAAAGAGGAATTAGATGAAAATAAAAACAATAATAAAGATATTAATAATAGCAATAATAAGTCTAAACTTAACTGCATGTGATGATAATAAAAGTTCAAATAATACAAAAGAAAAGGAAATTAAATTTACTCCTTCTTTACCTATACCCAGCTCTAAAAATTTAAGAGAAATGGGATTAATAGGATTATGGTATGATGCAAAAAAAGACCCAGTCCCAGCTATGAAGATAGGATATGAATATTCAGAAAAGTTACATGACTATGAAAAAGCCTTAGAGTGGTATAAATATGCTGATTCGATGATACCTTTAGGAGAGAATTCATATTTTGCATGTTATGCATTGCAAAAGTTAAAAAGATATGATGAAGCAATAAGTTGGTGTAAAAAAGCTATTGATTTAAAATGGGATAAAGCATTGTTTAGAATGGGAAAAGTTTTAGAACTTAAAAAAGAATTTAATAAGGCAATAAAATATTATGAACAATCATTTAAAAAAGATAAAGATAAAGTAGCAGCAAATAATTTGGGACTTATTTTTTCTTTAGAACTGAAAGAATATGATAAAGCAGAATTATGGTTTAAAAAATCAATTCAAGAAGGCTATCAATTAGCTTATAAAAATTTTTCAATTTTTTATCATAAAAGGCTTAAGAATGATATAAAAGCAAGTGCATATGCAATAGCAGTAATAGATACAAAGTATACTAAAAGTTCAGTTCTAAAATTACTACAAAAAACATGGAAAATCCCAAATAATATAATCCAAAAAGGTTATGAGTTACAATTAAATTCAGATGAATTTCCAATAAAATATAAAGGTAAGTTAGATTTAGATGAAAATTAAAACAATAATAAAGATATTAATAATAGCAATAATAAGTCTAAACTTAACTGCTTGTGAAGATAATGAAAGTTCAAATAAAATAAAAGAAGAAAAAGAAGTAAAATTTACTCCTTCTTTACCTATGCCTGAATGGGATGAAACAAATAGTAAAAAAATATGGAATGCATATAAAAATTGGCATGATGCAAAAAAAGACCCAGTCCCAGCCATGAAGATAGGATATGCATATTCAGAGAAGTTACATGATTATGAAAAAGCCTTAGAGTGGTATAAATATGCTGATTCGATGATTGCATTAGGAGAGAATTCATATTTTGCATGTTATGCATTGCAAAAGTTAAAAAGATATGATGAAGCAATTAGTTGGTGTAAGAAAGCTATTGATTTAAAATGGGATAAAGCATTATATCAATTAGGAACAGTTTATTATAAAAAGAATAATTTTGAGGATGCTTTAAAATGGTTTTCTAAATCATATACTAAAGGTGAAAAAACTGCTATTACTAGTATTGGTCTTATGTATGAAAAACTAAGAAATTATAAAGAAGCTGAAAAATGGTATAAAAAAGGAATTCAAGAAAGTAATGTAGATTCATATCATAATATTGGAAGATTTTATTTTCATATTATAAAAAATAATTTAAAAGCAAGTGCTTATACTATCGCATTAATAGATACAAAGTATACAAAAAGTTCAGTTTTAAGAGTATTACAAGATGAATGGAAAATACCAAACAATATAATCCAAAAAGGCTATGAACTACAATTAAATTCAGATGAATTTCCAATAAAATATAAAGGTAAGTTAGATTTAGATAAATAATATAAACTTAATTAATAATTTTTTATTAATTAAGTTTTTTTGCTCTTTGTATATCATTTGTATATTTATATTCAATAAAATGATATACATTAGATCCTTTATTTTTTGATAAAAACATAAACATCTCAAAAATTCTAAATCCTACTCTAAAAAATCCAGTAAAAGGCAATAAATATGCCACAAGAGTTAAATGTCTATGATAAGGGTAATACTTATCAAACTCTTTTTTTAAACTCTCCAAAGCTAAACTTTGTTCTCTTAATTTTTGAGAATCATTCGTTTTTATAACCATTACTATTACTAAAATATTTATAAAAAACATAAATATATTTGCTAACCAACCTAAAATAAATATATCTTCATAACTCAAAATATCATATCCTAAAAAAAATTTCATTATTATACTAAAAATTCATTGAACCTCTAAAGCAATAATTAGATAATATATCAAAATGTTAATTAAATCAATTTTTACAAATAGTAGTGGTATTCTATTTTCAAGAGTATTAGGTTTTATTAGAGATCTTCTAACTGCATCAAT from Malaciobacter molluscorum LMG 25693 includes:
- a CDS encoding tetratricopeptide repeat protein, whose product is MKVKTIIKILIIAIFSLSFIACEDNKKEVKEIKFTPSLPMPEWDETNSKKIWNVYKNWHDAKKDPVPAMKIGYEYSEKLHDYEKALEWYKYADSMIPLGENSYFACYALQKLKRYDEAISWCKKAIDLKWDKALFRMGKVLELKKEFNKAIKYYEQSFKKDKDKVAANNLGLIFSLELKEYDKAELWFKKSIQEGYQLAYKNFSIFYHKRLKNDIKASAYAIAVIDTKYTKTSVLKLLQKTWKIPKETIKKGYELQLNSDEFPIKYKGKLKLK
- a CDS encoding tetratricopeptide repeat protein; its protein translation is MKIKTIIKILIIAIISLNLTACDDNKSSNNTKEKEIKFTPSLPIPSSKNLREMGLIGLWYDAKKDPVPAMKIGYEYSEKLHDYEKALEWYKYADSMIPLGENSYFACYALQKLKRYDEAISWCKKAIDLKWDKALFRMGKVLELKKEFNKAIKYYEQSFKKDKDKVAANNLGLIFSLELKEYDKAELWFKKSIQEGYQLAYKNFSIFYHKRLKNDIKASAYAIAVIDTKYTKSSVLKLLQKTWKIPNNIIQKGYELQLNSDEFPIKYKGKLDLDEN
- a CDS encoding endonuclease/exonuclease/phosphatase family protein codes for the protein MKKIIILLFIICSFLFSKEFKIASYNVENFFDLNYDVTEYKEFIPNRSHWNKKAYKTKLNNVLKVLNDLNADIIALQEIESKKVINDLIKKLPEYKYYKFIKYDNSSVGVAILSKIKIINNKQIDVKFQDKIFRPILETTFILDDIKFKIFNNHWPSKRSKEKYRVKYAYELLNRIKQLPSTMDYIILGDLNSNYNENETLYSNKKLNDTLYITGINNVLNTTIDNNFVSKGTIKNKQYSHYNLWLELPYKNRYSYIFKSNNSTPDNMILPASLFDDENIFYKYNSFNVFKPDYLIKNRKINRWNMRKQDGFSDHLPIYATFSTKKLINQEIKRLSTIQDIYDITQINEPFSLKDAVVIYKSNNSAIVKQKNSRAIFIYNAQDLKLNNSYDLKIFSIKDFYGLKEIDKFKIIKKNKKPKNMDNFYIDKFNDFSDLNLQNEVIKNLVFTYKDKFLYYENSKIRVYFKDKNLIPKVETKLLIKKAQIGYFKKSPQIVIYNKNDFKYLK
- a CDS encoding ferritin family protein, which encodes MKQYESYKCSKCGNTVEVQSVGGGELQCCGEKMEMITENLTAVNLMKAFAGESMARNKYEYYAKVAQKEGYRDIAEHFQRAANNEKKHANLELRAYNEMIKGKELGDTVENLIDAIAGESYENETMYPDFSKIAKEEGHNRISKMLELIGKIEIEHENMYKSLLERLQNGKEFESEDDDEEWICEVCGHVHRGKKPPKACPVCKHPQEYFSRQNTKK
- a CDS encoding tetratricopeptide repeat protein; the protein is MKIKTIIKILIIAIISLNLTACEDNESSNKIKEEKEVKFTPSLPMPEWDETNSKKIWNAYKNWHDAKKDPVPAMKIGYAYSEKLHDYEKALEWYKYADSMIALGENSYFACYALQKLKRYDEAISWCKKAIDLKWDKALYQLGTVYYKKNNFEDALKWFSKSYTKGEKTAITSIGLMYEKLRNYKEAEKWYKKGIQESNVDSYHNIGRFYFHIIKNNLKASAYTIALIDTKYTKSSVLRVLQDEWKIPNNIIQKGYELQLNSDEFPIKYKGKLDLDK
- a CDS encoding Fur family transcriptional regulator codes for the protein MMNYTTLLKEYNLKVTPQRVAIVEELYANGHMNIDDLYKKLLAKFPSISLATIYKNVNAMIEKVFLNEVKIPNSKSVYELVKDEHSHLVCSSCGKIEDLDLNVSSLIEEATTLKNYTIKQSSVVFTGLCPNCSK